Sequence from the Desulfomonilia bacterium genome:
TCGACTCCGATGCACTGGGTAATATCGAGGCCTTCAAAAATGTCCCGTGGCTTGATGCAGTGGCTACACGCTCTTATGACGAGCGGCGTCTCGCAATCGGCCTTGTAAACCGCCACCCCTCAAGACGGATGAAAATAGGCATAAGCCTCAAAAATACAGGGCCCGGGATTCACCCTGTACGCATAAGCATTCTCTCAGCCGAATCGCCGCTCGTTGAAAACAGCTTTGCCTCACCACATGCAATAAGACTTGAAGAAAAACCTTTGAATGTTAAGGCGGATTCATTTAGTATCGAGATTCCGGCATGCTCCGTAGCAGTGCTGGACTAATCATAAGGAGGAATTCATGAAGGTAAGGAAAGGAATAATTGTTGGGCTGCTTTTCGCATTTACGACAAGTCTGGCAGGCTGCATGGGAGGCGTCGGTACAGCCGCAGTACTGTCGGCTATCGTTTACTATGAGGTGAGCAAAACCCATGACATCGCCGAAGTCGAACTCAAGGCGACACCGGATGCGATCTATCAGGCGGCAATCAAAACTGCGGGTAAAAACCCCGACGTCTCCATCGTAAAACAGGACGACAAGGACAAGACCATTGAATTTAAAAAGGGAGACAGGGAGGCCACCCTTAAAATCAAGGAGAAGAAGGACGGATTCTCTCTGCTGACCATCGAATCAAAGAAAACCAAGAGCGAAGATGTGAGCACGCCCAATCTGGTGCTTGAATCAGTAAAGAAGATATGTGATGAAATGGGCATAGAATACAAGGTAGAGCCCAAGAAAAAGTTCTAATCAATTCCCCGTTTTATCATTGATAAATTGAAGCAGGGTTTCTGCAATTGCAGAACCCTGCTTCTGAACATCCTTTTCAGTCGCACCCTTCGAAAGGACATATTGGGCCGCCATCGTATACGGGTTTTTTGTTATCAGCCCTCCGGGGATCTTTTTTGCACCGCTTTCAGAGCCGATATGAAGAAAAGGCCCGCCGGATTTTTCTGAAAGATCATAAACATCAACTTCAATCTGGATGCTTTCGGCGCCCTTCCCGAAACCTACCGTAGAGCTGAGCGCCCTGTTACCTTCATCAACCTTTGAGAACCATCCCGCTACAAGCCAGCCATCGGAAGGCAGATTAAGGTCCTGAGGAACAAAATCCTTTCTGAGACCCGAAGAATTCGGACAATAATCCACATTCTGCCCTGCATCCTTCAAACCCTTGATTATGGAACCCGACAGGGCTGCGATCAGTTTTGCAGCCTTCTGAGAAGGGTCATCATCCGGTTTGAGTGCATCAAGTCTCTTTTTCACAATACCATCCCTCTTGATTATCGATTCTTTCTGCAACTGGTCTGGATCAAGGTGGAAGTCCGTGACATATATGATGGAAGGCCTTGCAATTGCCTTTGTCTTATTATCCCCGTCCTGCATGAGGGCGGCATCATCCTTACATGTAGAACTCTGGGCAACAGCTGCTTCTGAGGCTGATGCCGGGGTTGTTGACGCCAGAACTCCGCAAATCAAAGCAAGCAGCACAGTTTTCAAGGTCTTAGACATATGAACACGGTCCTTTTTATTTAATTTGTTAGTCTATGCCCATTATCATTGTAACAAAAAACAAAAAATA
This genomic interval carries:
- a CDS encoding DUF4410 domain-containing protein — its product is MSKTLKTVLLALICGVLASTTPASASEAAVAQSSTCKDDAALMQDGDNKTKAIARPSIIYVTDFHLDPDQLQKESIIKRDGIVKKRLDALKPDDDPSQKAAKLIAALSGSIIKGLKDAGQNVDYCPNSSGLRKDFVPQDLNLPSDGWLVAGWFSKVDEGNRALSSTVGFGKGAESIQIEVDVYDLSEKSGGPFLHIGSESGAKKIPGGLITKNPYTMAAQYVLSKGATEKDVQKQGSAIAETLLQFINDKTGN